GCGGGATATAATATTTATTCTATTCATCTTACGCATGGCAACCGTAAAATAGTCCTGGAATTTACGGAATCACTTCCTGCAGATATCACTGGTGCAATATTGCTGAATGGTATTGAAGATTTTAATAGTAATCAGATTTCAGAGGATGGAAATCTGGCAGAACTCACTGAGTATATCAAACCACATCTTGTGGGAACCATGAATGACTGGACTCCATCAAATCATGATTATGATCTGCAGTGTAATAACAATATGCTGTGGAGCGTTAATATGCTGCTTGCTGCCGGAACTTATGAATATAAGGTGACAGAATCAAACGCGTGGGACGGTGGTGACTGGCCTTCAGATAATCAGGTATTTACCTTAGCAGAAACTGATGAAGTGACAATCTGGGTCAATTGCGGATTAATGCCCGGATCAAATGACTGGGATGGATATGTATGCCAAAGCGTGAATCCACCCATAGTTTGCGGCAATTTCCTGAGTGAAATGGGTGGAACTGACTGGGATGAAACCACTGACCTCACTGTGATGAATGATAATGGTGAAAATGGTGATGACTATGCTGGCGATGGCATTTTCAGCAGAGCACTCGATCTGGAAGCCGGAGACTGGGAATTGAAAATCGTCTTGAATAATAACTGGCAGCAAAACACATCAGATGGGAATTTGCAATTAAGCCTTACTGAAGCGCAGACACTGGTATTTACTTATAATTTTGTAGATAATCAGGTGGGCTGGCATTCTGGTGGAACTTTCGGATTTGGTGATATTGATAATAATGGTCTGGTGGAATCTTATGATGCAGCAATAGCCTTGCAGTATTTTGTAGGAATTGATCCCGTTGCAGCACCTCTGCCCTGGGAAGATTGGCGACAACTGCGAGCAGATGTGGATGGCAATGGATATATAGAAGCCTACGATGCCTCACTCATTCAACGCTTTGTGGTAGGGATAATAGATCATTTTCCAGTAGAAGAATAAAATTTGATCTTTTTGGGTTGCATATTTATCTTGAATGTGCAACCCTTATATATAAATATCTGCTTCTCAGCAGTATTAAGCTCTGAAAGGGCTTTACTATAATAGCCGCAGGTGAAACCTGCGGGAAAGCCCCCCCCTCTACCTCGAAGAGGTAGCACAGTCATGGAAAATA
This window of the Candidatus Stygibacter australis genome carries:
- a CDS encoding dockerin type I domain-containing protein, with the translated sequence AGYNIYSIHLTHGNRKIVLEFTESLPADITGAILLNGIEDFNSNQISEDGNLAELTEYIKPHLVGTMNDWTPSNHDYDLQCNNNMLWSVNMLLAAGTYEYKVTESNAWDGGDWPSDNQVFTLAETDEVTIWVNCGLMPGSNDWDGYVCQSVNPPIVCGNFLSEMGGTDWDETTDLTVMNDNGENGDDYAGDGIFSRALDLEAGDWELKIVLNNNWQQNTSDGNLQLSLTEAQTLVFTYNFVDNQVGWHSGGTFGFGDIDNNGLVESYDAAIALQYFVGIDPVAAPLPWEDWRQLRADVDGNGYIEAYDASLIQRFVVGIIDHFPVEE